The Arthrobacter sp. Marseille-P9274 DNA segment ACCGAATGCTGGGACGCTATCCGGAGCGCCGAAGTCGGCAGGCTCGGCGTGATTATCGACGGGCGCCCGGAGATCTTCCCCGTGAACTACACCGTGGACGGCGAATCCGTGGTGTTCCGCACCGGAGAGGGCACCAAGCTGGATGGCGCGCTCTCCGGCAACCCGGTGGTGTTCGAGGTGGACGGCTTCGACCCGGAGTCCAAGCGCGCGTGGAGCGCAGTGGTCAAGGGCGAGGCCGGGATGCCGGAAAGCACCCAGGACATCGTCGAGACACTCGACCTGCCCATCTTCCCCTGGCAGGGCGGCATCAAGAGCCGCTACGTCAGGATCGTGCCGGCCGAGGTGACCGGCCGGCGGTTCCGGGTGCAGGCCGGCGGGGCGGCTACGCCTCGACGATAATGACGGTGACCACGGGCTTGCGCCGCAGCTGACGGTCGGACCAGCGCACCAGGTCGCGGGCGATGGCCTGCTCGGCGTCGGGGCCGGCCTTGTCGCCCTTGAAGTTGGCCAGCGTCTTCTCCACGATCGACGTCGCCTTGTTGAGCTCGCCGTCTGCGGGAGCGAAGCCGACGGGGAAGAACTCGGGGTCCTCCTCGAGCTTCCCGGTGTCCGGGTTGACGATCGCCAGCACGGTGATCGCGCCGTCCTCGGCCAGCCGGAGGCGGTCCTGTAGGGATTCCTCGGTGGCAGCGCCGGCCACCATGTTCTCCACATAGACGTAGTCGGCCGCGACCCGGCCGGACACGCTGGCCACGCCGCCCTTGAGGTCAACCGTGACGCCGTCCTCGAGCACCAAGGCCCTCTTCGGGTCCACGCCGGTGCGGATCGCGAGTTCGGCGTTGGCCTTCAGGTGCCGGTGCTCGCCGTGGACCGGCATGACGTTGCGCGGCCGGACCAGGTTGTAGCAGTAGACCAGCTCGCCGGCGGACGCGTGCCCGGAGACGTGCACCTTCGCGTTGCCCTTGTGCACCACGTTGGCGCCGAGCTTGGTCATGTCGTTGATGAGGCGGTAGATCGAGGTCTCGTTGCCCGGGATCAGCGAGCTCGCCAGCAGGACCGTGTCGCCCTCGGTCAGGTCGATGACGTGGTCCTTGTTCGCCATGCGGGCCAGTGCCGCCATCGGCTCGCCCTGCGAACCGGTGCAGATCAGCACGGCCTTGGTCGGGGCCATCTTGTCGAGCTCCTTGAAGTCCACCAGCATGCCCTTGGGGATGTTCAGGTAGCCCAGGTCGCCCGCGGTCTTCATGTTGCGCACCATGGACCGCCCCACGAAGGCGACCTTCCGGCCGTACAGGGCGGCGGCGTCGATCACCTGTTGGATGCGGTGGATGTGGCTGGCGAAGCTGGAGACGATGATCCGCCGCGGCGCGGTGCGGAACACCTCGTCGATGGCCGGGGCCAGGTCCTGCTCGGAGATCTGGAATCCGGGCACGTCAGCATTGGTGGAGTCCGGCAGGAACAGGTCCACGCCCTCCTCGCCGAGCCGCGCGAAGCCGGCCAGGTCGGTGATGCGGCCGTCCAGCGGGAACTGGTCCATCTTGAAGTCGCCCGTGGCCAGCACCAGGCCCGCAGGGGTGCGGATCGCGACGGCCAGGCCGTCCGGAATGGAGTGGTTGACGGCCAGGAACTCCAGGTCGAACGGCCCGAACTTCTTCTTGTCGCCCTCCTTGACCTGTACGGTCTTGGCGGTGATGCGGTGTTCCTGCAGCTTGGTCTTGATGAAGGCCAGCGTCAGCTGCGCCGAGATCAGCGGGATGTCGCTGCGTTCCTTCAGCAGGTACGGGATGCCGCCGATGTGGTCCTCGTGGCCGTGGGTCAGCACCACGCCGACGATGTCGTCCAGGCGGTCCCGCAGCGAGGAGAAGTCCGGCAGGATCAGGTCCACGCCGGGGTGGTGCTCCTCCGGGAACAGCACACCGCAGTCCACGATCAGCAGCTTGCCGCCGTATTCGAACACCGTCATGTTCCGGCCGATCTCGCCGAGGCCGCCAAGCGAGACGATCCGCATGGCCCCCTTCGCGAGCCGGGGCGGGGTCTGCCGCGCAACGGGGGTGGAATGGCGTGAAGTCCTGGTCATGGGATCCGATCTCTATGGCGTCTTACAAGGTCGGGCAGCAAGGCCCGTTGTGCCGGCTGGCCGGCGGAATGTCCTGGGGGCCGAGACGCCCTGCGACGGATCGGCGGCTGCCCGCGCATCGACAGCGGGACAGCATAATTCGCCTTCGACTCTATCACCGCAGCGGGGCGCAGGCACCGCCGACCGCGGCTCCGGGACAAAACCCATAACGACGGCGGCCGCGCACCTCAAATCCCGCGCGACCTCTGATCATATCCCCCTTGGCCTCAGCTGCACCCCGGCCTGCAGGAAACACAGCAGGATTGTCCGTTTTTACCGCAAACCATGATGAAACGCTTGACCTGCTTCAGGCCGCTGGCAACGCTTGGGATGTCCCAATCACTCGACCCAGGAGACACAGTGAGCCCAAATTCCCGCAGACTATTCGGTGCAGTCGGCGCCGCAACCATGCTGTGCACTATGATTTCGGCCTTGCCCGCAGGCGCAGCTCCGGCGGAAGCCAACACCCCGGGCCAGGGCACGTGCAGGACCTGGGAGGATCCGGAATTCTCCGGCTGGACCAGCTACGAGGAACTGGGCCCCAAGCTCCAGTCGATTGCAGCCACCAGCAAAGGCCGCGTCGAAGTCGAGGTGGCAGGCCAGTCCGCGCTCGGCCGGAACCTGTACACCGCCCGGGTCGGCACGGGAGAGCGCGTGCTGTTTGTCCAGAGCGCGATCCATGGCAACGAACGCACCGGTACGGAAGCCCTCCTGAACATCCTCAAGGACCTCGGTTCCAGTAGCGACCCGGAAACCCTGCGGGCTTTGGAAGAGGTCACCCTGGTCACCATGCCCATGGCCAATCCCGACGGCGGCGAGTTGAACCGCCGGACGAACGTCATGTCCTGGGACGAGACGGAAGCCCTCCATCCGCAACTCGAAGGTGCCCCGCCTGCCTGGTACCACCGGCCGAGCAACGGCGGTATCAACCTGCCCGGCTTCGACCTGAACCGCGATTTCAACCCTGACCTCGATTATGTCCCGCAGCCTGGCGACCTGCCCGGCTTGCAGGAAAACGCCGGGTTCTTCCTCGCTCCGGAATCACAGACGATTAGGGACCTTTACGTGGACCTGCGCGAGGAGTTCGGCGAGGTGGACGCTGTCGTCGACCTGCACCACATGGGCCCCTGCGACGCGCAGACCGGAGGCGAGCAGGACGGCAAGCACATATCCGTGGCCCTGGACTACCCGCCCCTGGGCGTAAACGACGGCGCGGCGTACCAGGACGACTGGCCGCTTCTGGACCAGGACAAGTCCCGCCGCTACGCGCTGGCCGTTGCCGACGGGATCAAGGAGCGTTACGGCCAGCAGTCGCCGCTTGCCGCCGTGGGACGCTACTTCCACCCCGAAGACCGCGAGTATGCAGGACAGGGACGCTCCGCCTTCGCCCTCAACGGTTCCGCCACCGTTCTCTTCGAGGTCAGGGGCCAGTCGAACACCTTCGGCCAGAAGATGAAGGGCATGCTCGTGCAGACCGTGCAGACCGGCCTTGAGTCGCTGATCGATTCGATGGCAACGGGCGAAGTCGACACCCTCGACGGCGACGACTTTTTCGAGTACCCGGACTATGGCTGGGCTGTATCGAACGACTGATTGACAGGCAGGGGCGGCCGTTCCGCAACGGCCGCCCCTGCCATCGTTTCCTACGTCATTATTCCTAGGTGTAGGGGATTCCTAGGTGTAGAGGGACAGCGGCTGCAGTTCGCCGTGCAGGTAGTAGGCCGCGACCTCGATCTTCTTGTAGTCCACCGGGTCGTGGAGGGAGTGGGTGCGCACATTCCGCCAGAACAGGTCCAGGCCCACCGAGCTCTTCGTGGAGCTCGCGCCGGTGACCTCATAGATCCGGTTGGCGACCTCGAGGCCGATCTCGGTGGCCACCACCTTCAGCTCGGCAATGGCGACGGCGAACTCGCCGCGCTGGGCGGCCGTCAGGTCCGAGGAGCGTGCGACCTCGCGGTCATAGCGCCGGTTGAGCTTTTCGGCGAGCGCCTCGACGGCGGCCGTGCGGGCCTTGAGCTCCCCGAGGACGCGCTGGAAGACCGGGTCGTGGGAGTAGGTCGCGGCGCCGGAGAGGAACCAGGAGTTCTTGCGGGCGAGCAGGATCTCGCGGCCCTGCCGCAGCGCACCCTGGGCGACGCCGAGGTAGAAGTTGGCGAAGCCGAGCTGGACGCCCGGGGTGAGGATCGTGGAGATCGGCTCGTCCGTTACCTCGCCGAGGATGTCCGCGGGGCGGACCGGCACGTCGGTGTACTTCACGGAACCGGAACCGGTCAGCCGCCGGCCGAGGTTGTCCCAGTCGTCCACGAGCTCCAGTCCCTCGCGGCTGGTCTCCAGCACGAAGGCCAGCACCTTGCCGTCGTCGTCCCCGCCCTCGATGGCAGCGTTGATGATGATCACGTCGCCCACGCCGGAGCCGGTGGAGAAGCGCTTGAGCCCGTTGAGCCGGTAACCGTCGCCGTCCGGGGTGAGCACCAGCGTGGGGTCCACCGGATTGACCGAGTCGCCCCAAAGCCAGCCGCCCTCTGCAGTTCGCCGCCACCAGGCGGCCTGGTCTGCCGGCTCCGCGTAGAACCCAATGCAGGCCTGGTTGAAGTAGTGGTACGCCAGCAGCTGGGAGATGGAGCCGTCCACGGTGGCCAGGATGCGCACCGTTTCGAAGGCGGACTCGAAGTGCCCGCCACCGCCGCCGAATTCGACCGGGGCCAGAAGATTGAGCAGTCCCGAGGAGCGCAGCAGCTCAGCCTCGGCGGCCGGCTGCCGGTTGGCGCGGTCGCGCTCGAGGACGTCGGGGGCCAGCTGGTCCGCGACGGACTGGGCGACGGCGCGCCAGTGCTCGAGTTCGGCCTCGTCGGCGGTGCCGGCCCAGGGCGTGCGAGGCAGGGTTTCGATAGTCATCTTGGTCCTTCTCTCGGAGGTTGGAATGTCAGCGGGTGCTCAGGATGGCTTCGGGTGTGTCCGTCGCCGCCGAGTCGGCGGCGCTCGGTGCGCCCGCGTAGGCGCCGCGGTAGGCGGCCGCCGCGTGGTCGTCGGCCACCCGGGCGTGGCCGGGGCCGGCGAGGTACTCGCGCAGCGTGGAGCCTTCGTAGTCCTCCCACACGCGGCCGCGCTTGCGCAGCTCCGGCACCACGAGGTCCACGAACTGTTCGAAGGACCCCGGGGTGATGGCGTAGGCGAGGTTGATGCCGTCGAGGCCGGCGACGTCGACCCAGCGCTCGATCTCGTCGGCTACGGTTTCCGGGGAGCCGACGAGTACTGGCCCGATGCCGCCGATGCCGAGGTAGTCGGCCACGGCGTTGGGCGTCCAGGAACGCTGCGGGTCCGCCGTCGTAAAGATGGACAGCGCGGACCTGGCCGCATTCGTCTCCAGGTACTTCAGCTCCTCCTCGCCCGCATAGCGGGAGAGGTCCAGTCCGGACCAGCCGCCGTAGAACGTCAGCGCGCCGTCGCGGGAGGAGTAGGACTGGTACTCGCGGTGCAGCTTCTGAGCCTCCGCATCCGAATCGGCGACGACGGCGGTCACGAGGGCGTAGAACTTCGCCGCGTCGCGGGGGCGGCCGGCGGCCTCGAACTCGTCCCGGGTCGCGTCCGTGGCCTTGCGGGTGATCTCGGGACGGATGGAATTCAGGAAGATGCCCTCGGCGTGCTTCGCCCCGAAGGCGCGGCCGCGCGGCGAGGCGCCGGCCTGGAAAATCGCCGGCGTGCGTTGCGGCGACGGCTCCGAGAGGTGGATGCCCGGCACGTCGAAGTATTCGCCCCGGTGGTTGATCGGGTGGACCTTGGACGGGTCAGTGTAGACGCCGCGTCCTAGGTCCTTGACCACGGCGCCCTCCTCCCAGGAGCCCTCCCACAGCTTGTAGACCACGTCCATGAACTCGTCGGCCAGATCGTAGCGGGCGTCGTGATCCAGTTGCCGGGTCATCCCGAGGTTCCGGGCCGCCGACTCCAGGTAGCTGGTGACCACGTTCCAGCCGATGCGGCCGCGCGTCAGGTGGTCCAGCGAGGAGAACTTCCGCGCCAGCGCATAAGGCAGCTCGTAGGTCAGTGCGCTGGTGACGGCGAAGCCTAGGTTCTTGGTGACGGCTGCCATCGCGGAGATCTGCATGAACGGGTCGTTCAGGGGCACCTGGTCGGCGTCGAGCAGCGCGGGCGCCGACGAGTTCCGGTAGACGTCGTAGATCCCCAGCACGTCGGCGAGGAAGATCGCGTCGAACGTTCCCCGCTCCAACGTCTGTGCGAGGCCGGTCCAGTACTCGAGCGTGTTGTAGGTGTCGGCACGGTTCTCCGGATGCCGCCAGAGCCCCGGGCTCTGGTGCGTCGGAGTGGTCATGTCGAAGGCGTTGAGGCTGATGCGGTTGGCCATGGCTACTCGGCTTTCTGTCTGTGGATGGTGGCGGCGGGCCTCGCGAAAAGCCGCTTCAAGGCTCCCGCGCGGGCGGTATCGCCGCGGGAGAGCAGGACCCCGAGGAGCAGGATCGCCAGCAGGACGATTCCGCGGCCCAGCCCCTGCCAGAAGAAGGAGAGGCCGATCAGGTTCATCCCGTTGCTGAGCAGGGCAAAGATCAGCACCCCGACGAGCGTGCCGGGCACCGAAGCGCGGCCGAACCGGCTCAACGTCGCCCCGATGAACACGGCGCCGATGGCATCCATCAGGTACGCCTGTCCGCTCCCCGGAACGAAGCCGTTGGTGCGCGAGGCGAGGATGACGCCGGCGAAGGCCGCCACCAGGGAGCACAGCAGGTACGCACTGATCTGCAGCCTGTGGATCCGGAGGCCTGAGATGCGGGCCGCAGAGGGCTGCTCGCCGGCGGCGGTCACCGAACGGCCCCAGCGCGTAAGACCCAGGAGGACGGCGACGACGACGGCGACGATCGCCGCGCTGATCACGACCCCGTCGAGGTCCACGACGTAGCCTCGGCCCAGCAGCGCGAACTCGATCGGGACGCGCGGCGTGGACAGGTAGATCGGCGCACCGCCGCCGGTCAGCAGCTGCTGGACGCTGGTGCCGATGAACCAGACACTGAGCGTCGCCAGGAACGGCGGAATCCGCAGCCCCACGACCAGCAGGGCGTTGACCGCCCCGACCAGCAGGCCGAAGACGAGTCCCGCAACGATGGCCACCCAGGCGCGGTAGCCGTCGGCGATCAGCGCGGCGGCTGCCAAGGCCGCCAGGTCGAGGGCGACGCCGACGGACAGGTCGATTCCTCCGGCCCGGACCACGACGGTCAGCCCGACCGCGACCAAGGCCAGGATCGCCATCTGGCTCAGGACGCCCGCGAGGTTGTCGACCGTCAGGAACACCGGCGACAGCAGGCTGAA contains these protein-coding regions:
- a CDS encoding acyl-CoA dehydrogenase family protein; the protein is MTIETLPRTPWAGTADEAELEHWRAVAQSVADQLAPDVLERDRANRQPAAEAELLRSSGLLNLLAPVEFGGGGGHFESAFETVRILATVDGSISQLLAYHYFNQACIGFYAEPADQAAWWRRTAEGGWLWGDSVNPVDPTLVLTPDGDGYRLNGLKRFSTGSGVGDVIIINAAIEGGDDDGKVLAFVLETSREGLELVDDWDNLGRRLTGSGSVKYTDVPVRPADILGEVTDEPISTILTPGVQLGFANFYLGVAQGALRQGREILLARKNSWFLSGAATYSHDPVFQRVLGELKARTAAVEALAEKLNRRYDREVARSSDLTAAQRGEFAVAIAELKVVATEIGLEVANRIYEVTGASSTKSSVGLDLFWRNVRTHSLHDPVDYKKIEVAAYYLHGELQPLSLYT
- a CDS encoding ribonuclease J; the encoded protein is MTRTSRHSTPVARQTPPRLAKGAMRIVSLGGLGEIGRNMTVFEYGGKLLIVDCGVLFPEEHHPGVDLILPDFSSLRDRLDDIVGVVLTHGHEDHIGGIPYLLKERSDIPLISAQLTLAFIKTKLQEHRITAKTVQVKEGDKKKFGPFDLEFLAVNHSIPDGLAVAIRTPAGLVLATGDFKMDQFPLDGRITDLAGFARLGEEGVDLFLPDSTNADVPGFQISEQDLAPAIDEVFRTAPRRIIVSSFASHIHRIQQVIDAAALYGRKVAFVGRSMVRNMKTAGDLGYLNIPKGMLVDFKELDKMAPTKAVLICTGSQGEPMAALARMANKDHVIDLTEGDTVLLASSLIPGNETSIYRLINDMTKLGANVVHKGNAKVHVSGHASAGELVYCYNLVRPRNVMPVHGEHRHLKANAELAIRTGVDPKRALVLEDGVTVDLKGGVASVSGRVAADYVYVENMVAGAATEESLQDRLRLAEDGAITVLAIVNPDTGKLEEDPEFFPVGFAPADGELNKATSIVEKTLANFKGDKAGPDAEQAIARDLVRWSDRQLRRKPVVTVIIVEA
- a CDS encoding M14 family zinc carboxypeptidase → MPAGAAPAEANTPGQGTCRTWEDPEFSGWTSYEELGPKLQSIAATSKGRVEVEVAGQSALGRNLYTARVGTGERVLFVQSAIHGNERTGTEALLNILKDLGSSSDPETLRALEEVTLVTMPMANPDGGELNRRTNVMSWDETEALHPQLEGAPPAWYHRPSNGGINLPGFDLNRDFNPDLDYVPQPGDLPGLQENAGFFLAPESQTIRDLYVDLREEFGEVDAVVDLHHMGPCDAQTGGEQDGKHISVALDYPPLGVNDGAAYQDDWPLLDQDKSRRYALAVADGIKERYGQQSPLAAVGRYFHPEDREYAGQGRSAFALNGSATVLFEVRGQSNTFGQKMKGMLVQTVQTGLESLIDSMATGEVDTLDGDDFFEYPDYGWAVSND
- a CDS encoding LLM class flavin-dependent oxidoreductase; translation: MANRISLNAFDMTTPTHQSPGLWRHPENRADTYNTLEYWTGLAQTLERGTFDAIFLADVLGIYDVYRNSSAPALLDADQVPLNDPFMQISAMAAVTKNLGFAVTSALTYELPYALARKFSSLDHLTRGRIGWNVVTSYLESAARNLGMTRQLDHDARYDLADEFMDVVYKLWEGSWEEGAVVKDLGRGVYTDPSKVHPINHRGEYFDVPGIHLSEPSPQRTPAIFQAGASPRGRAFGAKHAEGIFLNSIRPEITRKATDATRDEFEAAGRPRDAAKFYALVTAVVADSDAEAQKLHREYQSYSSRDGALTFYGGWSGLDLSRYAGEEELKYLETNAARSALSIFTTADPQRSWTPNAVADYLGIGGIGPVLVGSPETVADEIERWVDVAGLDGINLAYAITPGSFEQFVDLVVPELRKRGRVWEDYEGSTLREYLAGPGHARVADDHAAAAYRGAYAGAPSAADSAATDTPEAILSTR
- a CDS encoding ABC transporter permease; translation: MTLTHQPSVRNQPRKPHDKQHGGRVGPSRTDQLLRLLPRLIAPVALAAILFIFSLLSPVFLTVDNLAGVLSQMAILALVAVGLTVVVRAGGIDLSVGVALDLAALAAAALIADGYRAWVAIVAGLVFGLLVGAVNALLVVGLRIPPFLATLSVWFIGTSVQQLLTGGGAPIYLSTPRVPIEFALLGRGYVVDLDGVVISAAIVAVVVAVLLGLTRWGRSVTAAGEQPSAARISGLRIHRLQISAYLLCSLVAAFAGVILASRTNGFVPGSGQAYLMDAIGAVFIGATLSRFGRASVPGTLVGVLIFALLSNGMNLIGLSFFWQGLGRGIVLLAILLLGVLLSRGDTARAGALKRLFARPAATIHRQKAE
- a CDS encoding pyridoxamine 5'-phosphate oxidase family protein — its product is MTDEDDALYGIKHLSSTECWDAIRSAEVGRLGVIIDGRPEIFPVNYTVDGESVVFRTGEGTKLDGALSGNPVVFEVDGFDPESKRAWSAVVKGEAGMPESTQDIVETLDLPIFPWQGGIKSRYVRIVPAEVTGRRFRVQAGGAATPRR